A genomic region of Nitrosomonas ureae contains the following coding sequences:
- a CDS encoding class I SAM-dependent methyltransferase — protein sequence MLEIAAGTGIVTRHLRNLLAKDAHLTAIDVSDSMMDLARTKFLPDEQVMFQNADATLLPFNDETFDTVVYQFGIMFFDQATAFREVHRVLRRIGRYLFRVWDSERYNPFASLSFGVLKQFFPSNPPRFLFDPVSCHQIDPLKEQLIHIGFDPIVISVQRHVYDIFDVSAFARALVYSPVIFEIRDHGGVDPEEIVEALTAAFKKEYGSNPLRYPMQAILFETEKR from the coding sequence GTGCTTGAGATCGCTGCGGGCACCGGCATTGTCACCCGGCACTTGCGTAACTTGCTGGCCAAAGATGCCCACTTGACTGCGATTGACGTCAGCGACTCGATGATGGATCTTGCGCGCACAAAATTTCTTCCCGATGAGCAGGTTATGTTCCAAAATGCAGATGCCACCTTGCTGCCGTTCAATGATGAAACATTCGATACGGTAGTGTATCAGTTCGGGATCATGTTTTTCGATCAAGCAACGGCGTTTCGGGAGGTGCATCGGGTGCTGAGGCGCATAGGTCGTTACCTGTTCCGTGTCTGGGATTCGGAGCGGTACAATCCATTCGCCAGTTTGAGCTTTGGGGTATTAAAGCAATTCTTTCCGTCGAATCCGCCCCGATTTCTGTTCGACCCTGTTTCCTGCCATCAAATAGATCCGCTCAAAGAACAACTGATACATATTGGCTTTGATCCCATCGTGATCTCGGTTCAGCGCCACGTATACGATATTTTCGATGTGTCGGCCTTCGCGCGCGCACTCGTGTACTCTCCGGTTATTTTTGAAATAAGAGATCACGGCGGCGTTGATCCTGAGGAGATCGTGGAGGCATTAACGGCAGCATTTAAAAAAGAATATGGCTCAAATCCGCTACGTTATCCGATGCAGGCCATACTGTTCGAAACGGAAAAGCGTTAA
- a CDS encoding MFS transporter: MPENDIQAADAKGWFNRTVAGAGITSALGDFCYETTTVILPGFLVVLGIPAAMLGFIEGIADAVASFTKMVSGYIADKLGHRKLLVLIGYGLTPVGQILIALSSGWLFILLGRMVSWFGKGLRSPLRDAIVIQAISPATRGRAFGFHRAADSVGAVLGPLLGVALLGLAQDWHWEDAAGPFRFVLWLSVIPGVLAVLAFLWLVKDPQHSPNPVLKFFSTLRGLPVRFKRYLGAVGVFGIGDFSHALLILAATTLLTPSMGVVQAAQVAGLLYVWRNVVQVTVSWPVGWLADHIGHLPVLVAGYFLGVATAVSAALAFWFAVESITVLASIFFIAGLYIAVQEALESTVTANMVRAETMTMSIGALGTVNGTAKFLSSTTVGVVWTMVSPEFAFTLAAGFMLAGTLLISRVRG; this comes from the coding sequence ATGCCGGAAAACGATATTCAAGCAGCCGATGCGAAAGGCTGGTTTAACCGCACGGTCGCGGGTGCGGGCATTACCAGCGCGCTGGGCGATTTTTGCTACGAGACAACCACGGTTATTTTACCGGGTTTTCTCGTGGTACTCGGCATTCCGGCGGCGATGCTGGGTTTTATCGAAGGCATTGCAGATGCGGTGGCGAGTTTTACCAAAATGGTTTCGGGCTACATCGCCGACAAACTCGGGCACCGTAAGCTGCTTGTACTGATCGGTTACGGATTGACGCCGGTTGGCCAGATATTGATTGCGCTATCCTCAGGGTGGTTGTTCATCCTGCTTGGACGCATGGTGTCGTGGTTCGGCAAGGGTTTGCGCAGCCCGTTGCGCGACGCCATTGTGATTCAGGCGATAAGCCCGGCTACGCGTGGACGCGCCTTCGGCTTTCATCGCGCGGCAGACTCAGTGGGCGCGGTGCTTGGCCCTCTGCTGGGTGTGGCATTGCTGGGATTGGCACAAGATTGGCACTGGGAGGATGCTGCCGGGCCGTTCCGCTTCGTATTGTGGTTGTCGGTTATTCCCGGCGTGCTGGCGGTGCTGGCGTTTCTGTGGCTGGTCAAGGATCCGCAGCACTCGCCGAATCCGGTGCTGAAGTTTTTCAGCACGCTGCGCGGATTGCCGGTACGTTTCAAACGATACCTAGGCGCGGTGGGTGTCTTTGGCATCGGCGATTTTTCCCATGCGTTGTTGATCTTGGCGGCCACCACGCTGCTCACTCCGTCGATGGGTGTAGTGCAAGCGGCGCAGGTGGCGGGATTGCTGTATGTATGGCGCAACGTCGTGCAGGTTACCGTTTCCTGGCCGGTGGGATGGCTGGCCGATCATATTGGCCATTTGCCCGTCCTTGTCGCCGGGTATTTCCTGGGTGTCGCCACGGCGGTGTCGGCTGCGCTGGCGTTCTGGTTCGCAGTTGAAAGCATCACGGTGCTTGCCAGCATTTTCTTTATCGCCGGTTTGTACATAGCCGTACAGGAAGCGCTGGAATCCACCGTGACCGCAAACATGGTGCGGGCGGAAACGATGACGATGAGCATCGGTGCGCTCGGTACCGTTAACGGAACGGCCAAATTTCTGTCGAGCACAACTGTCGGCGTGGTTTGGACGATGGTTTCTCCGGAATTTGCCTTTACCTTAGCGGCCGGATTCATGCTGGCCGGTACATTACTGATCTCGCGGGTGCGCGGCTAA
- a CDS encoding CHRD domain-containing protein, with translation MKNLYFKLFLLTALCVGVSAAYAANELKFRADLSGAQEVTTPAGGVATDTAGTIEVEFDAALTRTQFRLTVRSGSGIIQAHFHCASAGVNGPIVAFLFGPVDPPVDVGEGSVEVTLDNSDILPPATPENIEACGVPLNNIASLAFAMRAGKIYANVHSTTFPAGVIRGQLLEDKSDDSDSIQ, from the coding sequence ATGAAGAACTTATATTTCAAGTTGTTTTTGCTGACGGCTTTGTGTGTTGGAGTAAGTGCCGCATATGCCGCAAATGAGTTGAAATTCAGGGCGGACTTAAGCGGTGCACAAGAGGTTACCACGCCTGCAGGCGGGGTTGCTACTGATACTGCCGGCACAATTGAAGTGGAATTTGATGCGGCGTTAACCAGAACCCAGTTTCGTCTCACTGTACGCAGCGGTAGCGGGATCATACAGGCGCATTTTCACTGTGCCTCTGCAGGCGTGAACGGACCGATCGTGGCCTTTCTCTTCGGCCCCGTAGATCCGCCAGTGGATGTGGGTGAAGGATCCGTTGAAGTAACCTTGGATAACAGCGACATCTTGCCGCCTGCAACGCCTGAGAATATTGAGGCATGTGGCGTGCCGCTCAATAACATTGCTTCCCTGGCTTTCGCAATGCGTGCTGGAAAAATCTACGCGAATGTGCATAGCACGACTTTCCCGGCAGGTGTAATTCGGGGGCAGCTACTGGAAGATAAGTCTGATGACTCAGACTCGATTCAGTAG
- a CDS encoding arsenic resistance protein: MDRLTLERHQVWLYLAAIVVGLALGSTWPGIGSHLEALLWPVLAALLYATFVQVPLLHIRDAFGDRRFVLAVMTGNFLLIPLVIWFILQWLPADPALQLGVLLVLLVPCTDWFITFAQLGRGNTARAVAVTPLNLLAQLLLLPVYLWLMLPAADFNAALRIEDMLPAALTLIGVPLLVAVFTEYWIEAKPARAIWRERLGWWPVPLLAVVVFLIAGAQVGTVRHAAPLLLTVLPVFAGFLLVAALIARLLTRVLRLPMTSGRTLAFSLGTRNSFVVLPFALALPAGWEATAVIIVFQSLVELFGMVLYLWWLPNRLFSEVSIAVIKRNPS, translated from the coding sequence ATGGATCGCTTGACGCTTGAACGGCATCAGGTCTGGCTCTATCTCGCCGCCATCGTTGTCGGGTTGGCGCTGGGCAGTACCTGGCCCGGTATCGGGTCGCATCTGGAAGCTTTACTGTGGCCGGTACTGGCTGCACTGCTTTACGCCACCTTCGTGCAAGTGCCGCTGCTGCATATCCGCGATGCCTTTGGCGACCGGCGTTTCGTGCTTGCTGTAATGACCGGCAACTTCCTGCTGATTCCATTGGTGATCTGGTTCATTCTGCAATGGTTACCCGCTGACCCGGCCTTGCAACTCGGTGTGCTGCTGGTGCTCCTGGTACCCTGTACCGACTGGTTTATCACCTTCGCACAGCTTGGACGTGGTAACACGGCGCGGGCGGTTGCCGTCACGCCGCTGAACCTGCTGGCGCAGTTGCTGTTGTTACCAGTTTATCTGTGGCTGATGCTGCCGGCTGCGGATTTCAACGCCGCGCTGCGAATCGAAGACATGCTGCCCGCCGCGCTCACTTTGATCGGCGTACCGCTACTGGTTGCGGTATTCACGGAATACTGGATCGAAGCCAAACCCGCACGCGCGATCTGGCGTGAACGCCTGGGCTGGTGGCCCGTGCCTTTGCTCGCGGTGGTGGTGTTTCTGATCGCCGGAGCGCAAGTGGGCACAGTGCGCCACGCTGCGCCATTGCTGCTGACGGTGCTGCCCGTTTTTGCGGGCTTTTTACTGGTTGCAGCACTGATTGCACGCCTGCTTACCCGGGTACTGCGGCTGCCGATGACTTCCGGACGTACGCTGGCTTTCAGTCTCGGTACACGCAATTCTTTTGTGGTGTTGCCATTCGCGCTGGCACTGCCGGCCGGCTGGGAGGCAACCGCGGTGATCATCGTGTTCCAGTCGCTGGTTGAGTTGTTTGGGATGGTGCTCTATCTGTGGTGGTTACCGAATCGCTTGTTTAGTGAGGTATCCATCGCTGTTATCAAAAGAAATCCTTCATAA
- a CDS encoding EAL and HDOD domain-containing protein, producing MESICLGRQPILDRNHNLVAFELLFRHEEAEETAHITNDLSASANVIVNAYGKFGIHNVLGHQRGFINADPDLILSDIISLLPSKHIVLEVKESAAITLEFLQRCKELKQKGYQFALDNIVAITSQVELLLPLVSVVKIDVLALTGNQLTELVNQLNHWPVLLLALKVENRKQEAHCRQLGFQMFQGYYFAKPEVMSVKRADPGKIPLLKLLALVMQEHDQESDIDEIEKAFKHQPGLSYNLLRMVNTGSDGLPLKINSIKQAVQLMGRKQLQKWIQLLLYTSSQSADSLSDEITQTAVTRGKLMELIAKAERPHDKNHHERAYMVGILSLLDQLLGIDMQQIVNKLGISDDMNQALLNRQGRLGQALKLIEAKEKGETASIPSLLSELDFLSLNELSDIESQVRGWSERPPATMN from the coding sequence ATGGAAAGCATCTGCCTTGGCCGTCAACCTATTCTAGATCGTAATCACAATCTGGTGGCATTTGAGCTGCTGTTCAGACACGAAGAAGCTGAAGAAACCGCTCATATCACGAATGATCTGTCGGCATCGGCAAACGTTATCGTCAATGCTTATGGCAAGTTCGGAATTCATAACGTGCTTGGTCATCAGCGTGGCTTTATCAACGCGGATCCTGATCTCATCCTAAGCGACATTATCAGCTTACTGCCCAGCAAGCACATTGTGCTGGAAGTGAAGGAATCTGCAGCCATTACACTCGAATTCTTACAACGTTGTAAGGAACTGAAACAAAAAGGGTACCAGTTTGCGCTCGACAATATCGTAGCGATCACCAGCCAGGTGGAGCTGCTGTTACCCTTGGTCAGTGTCGTCAAAATCGATGTTCTGGCATTGACCGGAAACCAGCTCACCGAACTGGTCAATCAGCTCAATCATTGGCCAGTATTGCTGCTGGCGCTAAAAGTTGAAAACCGGAAACAGGAGGCGCATTGCAGGCAATTAGGTTTCCAAATGTTTCAAGGATATTATTTTGCAAAACCCGAAGTCATGTCAGTCAAACGGGCTGATCCCGGCAAGATACCCTTATTAAAGTTATTAGCTTTGGTAATGCAGGAACATGATCAAGAAAGCGATATCGACGAAATTGAGAAGGCATTCAAGCATCAACCGGGTTTGAGTTATAACCTGTTGCGTATGGTGAACACCGGTAGCGACGGCCTACCCTTAAAAATTAATTCCATAAAACAAGCTGTGCAGTTAATGGGACGCAAGCAGTTACAGAAATGGATACAACTGTTACTGTATACCTCCAGCCAATCGGCGGATAGCCTGTCCGATGAAATCACACAAACTGCTGTAACCCGCGGGAAATTGATGGAATTGATTGCAAAAGCCGAACGCCCTCATGATAAAAATCATCACGAACGTGCTTATATGGTAGGTATTTTGTCTCTTCTGGATCAATTATTAGGTATTGACATGCAGCAAATCGTCAATAAATTAGGAATTTCTGACGACATGAATCAAGCCTTATTAAACCGCCAAGGACGCTTGGGTCAAGCATTGAAATTGATAGAAGCCAAAGAAAAAGGCGAAACAGCATCCATTCCTTCCTTATTATCTGAACTGGATTTCCTGAGTCTGAATGAATTATCCGACATCGAATCACAAGTAAGGGGATGGTCTGAGCGCCCCCCCGCAACCATGAATTAG
- a CDS encoding MBL fold metallo-hydrolase yields MEFTQIRNATVKISYAGKKILIDPWLAEKGAVPGFGGTINEHIRNPTAELPIPVKQIVDVDAVILTHDHPDHWDDTARNAIPKDMLFFVQHEKDAQAVRLAGFSNIRVLGESNDYEGITLIKTPGQHGKPRVLEDMKALLGEVSGVILKHPDEKTFYIAGDTVWCQAVEDSLKKYHPDIVVLNSCDAQVIGNESIIMGKQDIYEVYKAAPEATIIASHMEAVNHATLSRKELREFLNEKAMTQRVRVPEDGESYTF; encoded by the coding sequence ATGGAATTCACACAAATCCGGAACGCAACCGTCAAGATTAGCTATGCAGGGAAGAAAATACTGATCGATCCTTGGCTGGCAGAAAAAGGGGCAGTGCCGGGATTTGGCGGGACGATCAATGAACACATCCGCAATCCGACGGCTGAACTGCCGATTCCTGTCAAACAAATCGTTGATGTGGATGCGGTTATTTTAACGCACGATCATCCCGATCATTGGGATGATACAGCCAGGAACGCCATCCCCAAAGATATGCTATTTTTCGTGCAGCACGAAAAAGACGCGCAAGCGGTGAGGTTGGCGGGGTTTAGTAATATTCGTGTACTTGGTGAAAGTAATGATTATGAGGGCATTACGCTGATCAAAACACCGGGCCAGCACGGCAAACCTAGGGTGCTGGAAGACATGAAAGCGTTGCTTGGGGAAGTCAGTGGCGTCATTCTCAAGCACCCGGATGAGAAAACGTTTTACATTGCCGGGGATACGGTCTGGTGTCAGGCGGTCGAAGATAGCCTGAAGAAATACCATCCTGACATCGTTGTCCTGAATAGTTGCGATGCTCAAGTCATTGGCAACGAATCGATCATCATGGGCAAGCAGGACATTTACGAAGTCTATAAAGCCGCGCCTGAGGCTACGATCATTGCCAGCCATATGGAAGCGGTGAACCATGCTACGTTATCCAGGAAGGAATTGCGTGAATTTCTGAACGAAAAGGCAATGACGCAACGGGTACGGGTCCCTGAGGATGGTGAATCTTATACCTTCTGA
- a CDS encoding DUF190 domain-containing protein produces MKGYQLTFFTQQDRKHNHMPLGEWLVQAAMKLDIAGATLIVAAEGFGHDRKLHSAHFFELADQPLEVTMAASEQQTERMFAHLKREGVKVFYVKTPIEFGMTGET; encoded by the coding sequence ATGAAAGGCTATCAATTGACTTTTTTCACCCAGCAAGACCGCAAGCACAATCACATGCCGTTAGGGGAATGGTTGGTGCAAGCAGCCATGAAACTGGATATTGCGGGCGCGACGCTGATTGTTGCCGCTGAAGGCTTTGGGCATGATCGCAAGCTGCACTCCGCACATTTTTTTGAACTGGCCGATCAACCGCTCGAAGTGACAATGGCTGCCAGTGAACAGCAGACGGAACGCATGTTCGCGCACCTAAAGCGGGAAGGCGTGAAAGTGTTCTACGTCAAAACACCGATCGAGTTCGGTATGACCGGAGAAACCTGA
- the crcB gene encoding fluoride efflux transporter CrcB, which translates to MFNSIFAICIGASLGAVLRWLLGMSLNALFPTIPLGTLAANLIGGYLIGVALAIFANHPGFAPEWRLLVITGFLGGLTTFSTFSAEVTVLIQEGRILWAVGAISAHVIGSLLMTMLGLATVSAFKAI; encoded by the coding sequence ATTTTCAACTCCATATTTGCCATTTGTATTGGTGCATCGCTCGGAGCTGTGCTGAGATGGCTACTGGGAATGTCGCTCAATGCGCTGTTCCCGACCATTCCGCTGGGCACCTTGGCGGCAAATCTGATTGGCGGTTACTTGATCGGCGTGGCACTTGCCATTTTTGCCAATCATCCTGGCTTTGCACCCGAGTGGCGTTTGCTTGTAATTACCGGTTTTCTCGGAGGGTTGACTACCTTTTCCACTTTTTCCGCCGAGGTTACAGTGCTGATCCAGGAAGGGCGCATACTGTGGGCTGTCGGCGCAATCAGTGCTCACGTGATCGGTTCTTTGCTGATGACGATGCTGGGGCTGGCGACCGTTTCCGCATTCAAGGCCATCTGA
- a CDS encoding CPBP family intramembrane glutamic endopeptidase: MMALNYQWDIERVMIVGMSSRYYQFIALFTVYCCAFVVPYLFAIQFRRHVITPAPAFWLLLLFAPALFALKVSIANPLENMLQGVWGDYLTAVTTLPFKFLVVLIPLAVLYQMLPIQPSFWGATVKDIRWGPYCLMLLLMMPLIIFASMQPDFLNAYPRLKHVAFIASHTEDVLMYQLLYEISYGIDFVTIELFFRGFLLFAFVRYAGAAAILPMATFYCSIHFGKPLLECISSFLGGWILGVIAYRTRSIVGGLAVHLGIAWMMEVGGYMGNLWLGRNIP, translated from the coding sequence ATGATGGCTCTGAATTATCAGTGGGATATTGAGCGCGTCATGATCGTTGGTATGAGTTCCCGATATTATCAATTTATTGCACTTTTTACGGTCTACTGCTGCGCTTTTGTCGTTCCCTATTTATTTGCCATCCAATTCAGGAGGCATGTGATCACCCCTGCGCCTGCTTTTTGGTTGCTGCTGCTATTTGCGCCAGCCTTGTTTGCGCTCAAAGTGAGCATTGCCAATCCGCTGGAAAATATGCTGCAAGGCGTCTGGGGTGATTATTTGACGGCAGTGACTACATTGCCATTCAAATTTCTGGTCGTACTGATTCCATTGGCAGTTTTATACCAAATGCTTCCCATACAACCCAGTTTCTGGGGTGCAACAGTAAAAGATATTCGGTGGGGACCTTATTGCTTGATGCTGTTGCTGATGATGCCGCTGATCATTTTTGCCAGTATGCAACCGGATTTTTTGAATGCTTACCCCCGATTAAAGCATGTTGCTTTTATTGCATCCCATACGGAGGATGTGCTGATGTATCAACTGTTGTACGAAATCAGCTACGGGATCGATTTTGTGACCATTGAACTATTCTTCCGCGGTTTTCTGCTATTCGCTTTTGTACGCTACGCCGGAGCAGCGGCAATTCTACCGATGGCTACGTTCTATTGCAGTATTCACTTCGGTAAACCGCTGCTGGAGTGTATTTCTTCCTTTCTGGGTGGATGGATATTGGGCGTTATTGCCTATAGAACCCGATCCATCGTAGGAGGATTGGCAGTACATCTGGGAATTGCCTGGATGATGGAAGTCGGAGGGTATATGGGAAATCTCTGGTTGGGTCGGAATATTCCATAA
- a CDS encoding GlxA family transcriptional regulator, with product MSVPLVAVIAFNHFSPFHLSVPCIIFGDLLHDQKLFELRIYADESGTLRSNEGLSVESSLSVDELAQADIIIVPSWRDPDEKPDQSMLDALVAAYARGSQIVGLCLGTYVLAYAGLLKNHKAATHWEFEQDFIRRFPDVKLDCNALYVDDNRLITSAGTAAGLDCCLYLVRQHYGSMIANKLARRMVIPPYREGGQAQFIERPVPVSTQDIRINTLLDYLRNNLNRAHGLNELAQYSKMSRRTFTRQFYKATGMSVGEWLIAERIQRSQELLESTSLPIDIIAAQVGFQSATSLRQHFKHRLDVTPSEWRKTFQGKHVTIAN from the coding sequence ATGTCTGTTCCATTAGTTGCAGTTATTGCCTTTAACCATTTCAGTCCTTTCCACTTGTCAGTGCCGTGCATTATTTTCGGCGATCTCTTACATGATCAGAAATTATTTGAACTCAGGATCTATGCCGATGAATCCGGAACACTACGCTCGAATGAGGGGTTGAGTGTTGAATCATCACTGAGCGTGGATGAATTGGCGCAAGCTGATATCATTATCGTACCTTCATGGCGGGATCCTGACGAAAAACCAGACCAGTCAATGCTGGATGCCTTGGTGGCGGCATATGCGCGCGGCAGTCAGATTGTCGGGCTGTGTCTGGGCACTTATGTGCTTGCCTATGCCGGTTTATTGAAGAATCACAAAGCTGCTACACATTGGGAGTTTGAACAGGATTTCATCCGTCGTTTTCCTGATGTAAAACTGGACTGCAACGCATTGTATGTCGATGATAATCGCTTGATCACTTCCGCAGGAACAGCAGCCGGTCTCGACTGTTGTTTATACTTGGTTCGTCAGCATTACGGCAGCATGATCGCCAACAAACTGGCCAGACGCATGGTGATTCCTCCTTACAGAGAGGGTGGTCAGGCGCAATTTATCGAAAGGCCTGTTCCTGTTTCAACGCAGGACATCAGAATCAATACGCTTCTGGATTACTTGAGAAATAATTTAAATCGCGCGCATGGTTTGAACGAACTGGCGCAGTATAGCAAGATGAGCCGACGTACCTTCACGCGGCAATTTTACAAGGCTACGGGAATGTCTGTGGGTGAATGGCTGATAGCAGAACGCATACAGCGAAGTCAGGAGTTGCTGGAATCCACTTCCTTGCCGATCGATATCATTGCAGCGCAGGTGGGTTTTCAATCTGCCACATCATTGCGCCAGCATTTCAAGCACAGGCTTGATGTAACGCCCAGTGAATGGCGAAAAACCTTTCAGGGCAAACATGTGACAATAGCTAATTAA
- a CDS encoding sulfite exporter TauE/SafE family protein yields the protein MEDWLVISLAALVASTVAAIAGTGGGIILLPVLIEAVGVREAVPMYAVIQLIGNLSRVAFNRQLIQLTVVFWFCVGAIPFSILGAWLFTKIPDSKLLNIIGTFLIFTVVWRHWRGHAIASFNPKYFALIGGIFQSFQQSLVVQARFLRRFIFLTDLSKVRLLALRL from the coding sequence ATGGAAGACTGGCTGGTTATTTCATTGGCAGCGCTTGTCGCATCAACGGTAGCGGCAATAGCAGGGACGGGAGGCGGAATTATTTTGCTTCCCGTTCTAATTGAAGCAGTCGGTGTTCGCGAAGCCGTTCCGATGTATGCAGTGATTCAGTTAATTGGAAATTTGAGCCGAGTTGCCTTTAATCGACAGTTGATTCAGCTGACAGTAGTTTTTTGGTTTTGTGTCGGAGCAATTCCATTTTCCATTCTTGGCGCTTGGCTCTTTACCAAGATTCCGGATAGCAAACTTTTAAACATCATTGGTACTTTTCTGATTTTTACTGTTGTATGGCGTCATTGGCGAGGACACGCCATAGCCAGCTTTAATCCGAAATATTTTGCCCTCATAGGCGGGATTTTTCAGTCATTTCAGCAATCGCTGGTAGTGCAGGCCCGTTTCTTGCGCCGTTTTATCTTTCTTACGGACTTGTCAAAGGTGCGTTTATTGGCACTGAGGCTTTAG
- a CDS encoding thiol-disulfide oxidoreductase DCC family protein translates to MRERKEKITVYYDGACPSCIKDRENYEKLAGKSGEGVCWFDITGQDNHLRDIGIDPRLALTQLHVRDEHQQIVSELDAYIVLMSRVFLLKPLAWFIGLPVIRPLLSSLYHWMVNRRLEKSGRL, encoded by the coding sequence ATGCGTGAAAGAAAGGAAAAAATCACGGTCTATTATGATGGCGCATGTCCCAGTTGTATCAAGGATCGCGAGAACTATGAGAAGCTAGCTGGAAAAAGTGGGGAAGGTGTATGTTGGTTCGATATCACCGGTCAAGACAACCATTTGCGTGATATCGGAATCGATCCTCGTTTGGCCCTGACTCAGTTGCATGTCCGTGATGAACATCAACAAATAGTTTCGGAACTGGATGCTTATATTGTGTTGATGTCCCGTGTATTTCTGCTAAAGCCCCTGGCCTGGTTTATCGGTTTGCCAGTGATTCGTCCATTGTTGTCGTCACTTTATCATTGGATGGTCAACCGGCGTTTGGAAAAGAGTGGACGCCTGTAG